The nucleotide sequence ATTTCCAGCACGGGAATCTTGAACAGGGAGCCCATCGAGGTGCGCAGCGCCTTGGGGTGCCAGGGGTCGCTCACGCCGCAGGTGAAAAAGCCCGCCGCGCCGGATGCCAGGGCCGTCCGCGAGAGCGCGCCCACGTTACCGGGGTCTTCGACGTCCACGGCAGCAAGCAGCACGCCGCCGCTTGTCGCGAGTTCTTCGATTGCGGGGGCCTCCGGGATTTCCAGCAGGCCGATCACTTCGCCGCCGCCGCGCCCGCCGGTAAACTCGGCCAGGGTCTCGCGACTCGCGACAAAGGGCTTGCAGCCCGCTTCAAAGAGCGCGGCCACCAGGGCGTCGGCACGCAGGTCATCACTTTCAAGAAAAGATTGCGTGGCCACCACTGCGCGCAGCACACAGCCGGCACGCAGCGCCCGCTCGTGCAGGCGAAGGCCCTCGATCACGCAGCATCCAAGCTGCGCGCGGCCGCCGGGGCTTTGCGCCCGGCGCAGGTCTTCGAGAATGCCGGCGGGAACTGGCTGGCTCATCAGGTTCCGTAGAGCTGCTCGCGGCGCTCCTGAATCTTCGCGTTGGCCATGTAGTCGTCGTAGCCGATGATCTCGTCGATGCAGCCGTTCGGAGTGAGCTCGATGATGCGGTCGGCGCACTCTTCGATGAAGCGACGGTCATGGGTGGTAAAGAGCGCGGTGCCCTCGAAGGTGCGCACGCCGTCGCTCAGGGCCGCGATGGATTCGAGGTCGAGGTGATTGGTGGGCTGGTCCATGAGCAGCACGTTGGCACCCGAGGCCATCATCCGCGCGAGCATGCAGCGCACTTTCTCGCCGCCCGAGAGCACGGTGCACTTCTTGAGCGGTTCCTCGCCCGAGAAGAGCATGCGGCCCAGGAAGCTGCGGACGGTTTGTTCGTCCTTTTCCTTGACCCAGGGTTCCATCCACTGGAGCAGGTTCACGTCGTCCTGGAAGAACTTCGTGTTGTCCTTGGGGAAATACGCCTGCGAGGTGGTGACGCCCCACTTGAAACTTCCGGTATCGGCCTTGTTCTCGCCGATCAGGATTTCAAACAGCGTGGTCACCGCCTGCGGGTTCTTGGAGATAAAGGCGACCTTCTGCCCCTTCTGCAGGTTGAAGGTCACGTCCTTGAAGAGGATCTCGCCGTCGAGCGTCTTCGAGAGGCCGTCGGTCTCCAGCAGTTCCTTGCCCGCCTCACGGTCGGCCTTGAACACGATGTGCGGATAGCGGCGCGTGCTGGGACGGATCGCCTCCACTTCGAGTTTGTCGATCATCTTCTTGCGTGCGGTCGCCTGGCGAGAGCGCGCGGCGTTGGCACCAAAGCGCGCAATGAAGTCCTTGAGGTCCTTGATCTTTGCGTCGTTCTTTTCCTTGAGGGCCTGCCGCTGCTGCTGCACCAGTCGCGTGGCCTGGTACCAGTAGCTGTAGTTACCGGTGAACAGCTCGATCTTGCTGTAGTCGATGTCGGCAATGTGCGTGCACACCCGGTCGAGGAAGAAGCGGTCATGGGAGACTAGGATAACGGTGTTGGGAAAGTTGATGAGGAAGTCTTCGAGCCAGGCCATCGACTGGGCGTCCAGGTGGTTGGTTGGCTCGTCGAGGATCAGGATGTCGGGGCTGCCAAAGAGCGCCTGCGCCAGAAGCACGCGCACCTTCTCGCCGCCGCCCAGGCTGCCCATGCTCTCGGTATGCAGCTCGGTGGGAATGCCCAGCCCGTCGAGCAGGGTCGCGGCCTCGGACTCGGCCTCCCAGCCGCCCATCTCGGCGAACTCGCTTTCGAGATCGGCAACGCGCATTCCCTGCTCTTCATTCATCTCCGGCAGGGCATAGAGCTCTTCGCGTTCCTTCATCACCTTGTAGAGACGCGGATTGCCCATGTAGACGGTGTCGATGACCGTGTAGTCGTCGTATTTGAACTGGTCCTGCTCCAGGCCGGAGATGCGCGCCTTCTTGGACTTGAGGATCTCGCCCGAATCGGGCTCCAGTTCCCCCAGCAGGATCTTGAGAAACGTGGACTTGCCCGCCCCGTTGGCACCGATGATGCCGTAGCAGTTGCCCGGCGTGAACTCGATATTGACCTTTTCAAAGAGGACGCGCTTGCCGTAGGCAAGGCTCACGTTGTTGGCGGTAATCATGGAAAACAGTCCTTACGCTTCGAAATCGGGCCTCTTCAGGGCCCACAGGGCCTGCTACCTACAGTAGATTCCGGCCGAGCGCAAGGTGGTCGCGGGCGGCGCTACCCCGCCATTTCGGCTGTTTCGGGCAGGGCAGCAGGCGCGGGGGTTTCAAGCGCCGGAAAGAGCACGATGAAGCTGGTCCCCTCCGCGGGGAGGGTCTCGATCCGAAGCGCCCCCTGGTGGGCACGGACGATCCCCAGCACGGCGGCCAGCCCCAGGCCGTGACCGCCCCCCTTGGTCGTGAAGAACGGATCGAAGATGCGCCGGCGAACGTCGGGGGACATGCCGCAACCGCTGTCCTCGACCTGCAGGAAGACGTAGTGCCCTTCGCCGCGCTCGCCGCCCACGTCGAAATCGCGCAGGTAGCCCCGGTCGGCGCGAACCAGTCCGGTGTAGATCCGAATGCGGCCGGGATCGCCGTTCATGGCCTCGGCAGCATTGACCACCAGATTCATCACGAGCTGGCGCACCTGCGCGCCGTCTCCGCGCACCGGCGGGAGGGCCTCGGCCAGGGTGTATTCGCAGGCAACGTCATGGGGGATCGACACGCGCAGCAGGTGAGTCGTTTCCTGAACGATCTCCGAGAGGTTGAGCGGTTCCACAATGGCCTGCGCCTTGCCCGCATAGGCCAGAAGCTGGCGTGTGATCTCGCCGGCACGCTTGGCGGCGTTCTGCATCTGGGTCAGGTGCTCGCGGGCGGGCGAATCCGCTTCTATCAGCTCCTGTGCGAGCCGCGCATTGCCCATCATTGCCATGAGCAGGTTGTTGAAGTCGTGGGCGACACCGCCGGCAAGAACCGCGAGGCTCTCCTGGCGCTGGGCTTCCTGCAGCTTGCGATCCAGGCGGATGCGGGCTTCGGCCTCCTGTGTGCGCAGGGCCAGCAGGCGGTTGGGGAAGAAGTAGGCCACGTAGTTCACGATCAGCATCACCGCGAAGCCGGCCCAAAATGGCGCCCAGTTTGGCAGATCACCCCAAACCGGGTGAGAAGCGAAAATTGCGTGGACCTGCGTCTGTGCCGGTTCGAACCACAGGTAGGGCCACCATTCATAATAAGTCCCCAACAGCACGAAACCGTAAGACAGGCTGGCGCTGAGTTGGGCGAGACGCCCCTCCCGCTTGCCCCAGATGCTCGCCGCCCCGGTCACGAGCACCGGGTAAAGGATCACGAAGATCGTCGTCAGGGCGCCGGTCGCGGCCACGAGAATACTGATGCCGATAAGGTCGACGGCCGCGCGCAGCCATCCGCACACGGATTCCGCGCCGGGAAAGCGACGACGAATGAGTTCCTGCGTCGCCAGGAACAGCAGATAGCCCCCCGCCCCCGCCAGGCACCAGCCGGGAAGGCCCACGAGGATCGCAAGCGCCAGAAAGATCGCGCCGGCCCACAGGCGCACGACCAAATCCAGTCCACCAATCGGTAAATGTGTGGTAGAACTCTGATTCATCGATTCAGCATTCCGGGCACACACGAGCCCCACGTTTTCCGAGTTTCATGCACTCAGGAAAGCGATTACGAGGCCTTGTGTCAAGCAAATCTGATGTATGATTTGACGTTTCACGGAGGGGTGAACACTGCCATGAAGGCAAGCGAACGCTTGAAGGCCGACTACGTGGCGCACCTGCGCAGCCAGTGGCAGGCCCGCGCCCGGATCATTTGTTACATGGGCTTCGTGGCGAGCCCGGCAATCGCTTTTGCCGATTTCCTGTTCTCCTCGCAACTGGGCCTCTATTCGGATTTCACGGTGGGAGAGCTTGTGCTGCTGCGCATGAGCTGGGTCGTGATCCCGCTTCTGACCTATGTCTATACATTCTATCGGTCCGAGGCCCGCGAATTTCCCGTTGTCATCATCGCCGTAACTTCCGCCTATGCCATGGGCAATGACCTGAATTTTCACATCCTCGGCGGCGGTGGTACCTGGGTCCACGGCGTCGTCTTCGTCGCACATCTGGTCGCAATTCCTGCGGTACTCCCGCTGACTTCGAAGCAGCGCGCCGGTTTCTACATCGCCAACCTGGCCGCTTCCGTCATGTTCATGATCCTGTTCAGCACACAGCTCGGCATGAGCGGCGCGCTTGTGCACTCCGGCCTGATTTTGCTGGTGTTTCCCTTCCTTGTCATTCCCGCAGTCATCCTTGATCGGAGCCTGCGCGAGGCATTCCAGCTTCGAACGGAGGCTGCCGAGTCGGTCGAACGCCTGGCACGCTCGCGCCGGCAACTCTCGCGGGCATCGAACTCGTTGATGACCTCGGTCGGAGAGCTCGAACAGTCGACCGGCGCGCTGGCCATGGTTGCCGAGCAGGCGCGCGGCGAGTCGAGCCAGATCGCCTCCACGACCGAGCAGGTTGCCGCCGGGGCGCAGGCGCTCGCGCGGCGGGCGAAGGAGAGCGCCGACCAGGTCTCGCGCACCGAGAGCGAGGCCGGCACCATCAGCGCGCTGGTCCACCAGATGGAATCGGCCATCGACGAGATCGGCCACGCGGTCACTTCCGCGAGCCAGACCATCGGCGGCCTGGATTCGCGCGTGCGCAACGTCGTCGGATTTGCCGGGGATATTCAGGAGATCGCAGCCCAAACAACGATCCTCGCCCTCAATGCGGGAATCGAGGCTGCCCGCGCGGGCGAGCAGGGACGCGGTTTTGGCGTCGTGGCGGAAGAGGTGCGCAAGCTGGCCGAGGACACCGGCGACATCTCGACCAAGATTGCCGACCTGATGAGCGAGATCCGCCAGCACATGGAGGCCGCTGTGGGCGGCACCGGGCAGATCGCCAGCCGAACCGAGGAGTTCCGCGCCAGTTTTTTCGATGCCCGCACCGCCCTCCAGAACATTCGCGACAGCGTCGCCCTGCTGGAGGAAAGCATTCAGGCCAGCCTCTCCGACGCCAGCGAGCAGGCCGGAGCGACCGAGCAGATCTCGGGCGGTTCGGTCCGTGTCATGGAAATCTCCCGCGAATACGCGCAGATGACCGAAGAGGTCGCAGCCACCGCCTCTACCCTCTCCCAGCTCGCCATTGAGCTCGAGGAGCTCCTGCCCCGCGACGAGCAGCGCTGACGCGGCTGTCACCGGGGCAGATTGATTCGCGGATCAATCCAGCCCCGCAGCATTTCACCGGATGCCGGTTGGCGCAGACCACCGGAGCGGTTACAACAAGGGCGTGTCGGGCCTGCCCTGGCGGCATGGCTGACACCCCACCCGACCAGCGATTACAATTTGAGTCTCAACACGCGTCTCACCATGAACCTTCACACCTTCGCGACGCGGGCTCTATGGAGGAGTGCTAGCAATGGGTTTTGAACCAAAGTACCGCGACCTGATCGTCATGTTCGAGGATTCGGTCAAGAAATACGGGGACAAGCCGTTTCTTGGTACCAAACGAGGCGGCCAGTACCAGTGGATCACCTACAAGGAGTTCTCAAAGAAGGTCGACGCGCTGCGCGCGGCGCTGAAGGATCTGGGCATTGCCGCGCACGACCGCGTCGCTGCAATCTCCAACAACCGCGAAGAATGGGCCATTGGCGCGTTCGCGACAGAGGGGCTCGGCGCCGCCTACGTTCCGATGTACGAGAGCCAGCTCGACAAGGAATGGAAATACATTCTCAATGATTCAGGTGCAAAAGCCTGCTTTGTCGGCAACAAGGAAATTTTCGATCGCGTCACCGAGCTCAAGAAAGAGCTGCCGAATCTTCAGTACGTCATCAACTTCGAAGGGACCGCCGACGACAACACTTCGCTGAGCCACCTGCTCAAAGCCGGTGAGGGCAAGGACGTCCCGGCACATGAGTCCGACGGCAGCGAAGTCGCGGCGATCATCTATACCTCCGGCACGACGGGCAATCCCAAGGGCGTGCAGCTCACCCACCTCAATCTGGCCTCGAATGTCTGCGCCCTGCAGCAAGTCGTGCCCATGATCGAGGGCGAAGAACGCACGCTGGCATTCCTGCCCTGGGCCCACGTGTTCGGTGGTTTTATCGAACTCAACGGCCTGATGAGCAAGGGCGGTTCGCTGGGCCTGGCCGAGAGCGTGGAAACCATCGTCGACAACCTCGCCGAGGTGAAGCCGACCATTCTCTTCGCCGTCCCGCGCATCTGGAACCGCATCTATGGCGGCGTGCAGAAGCAGATCTCCGAAAAGCCCGGCATCATCCAGAAGATCTTCGAGATCGGCATGCGCGCGCGCAGCAAGCAGAAGCGCGGAGAGAGCACCTCGCTCATCGAGGGGATCTGCCTGTTCCTGGCCGAGAAGCTGATCTTCAAGAAAATCGTCGCGCGCTTTGGCGGGCGGCTCAAGTGGGCCATCTCCGGCGCCGCGGCGCTTTCGTCCGACGTGGCCGAGTTCGTCGACAATCTGGGCATCACCGTGTTCGAGGGTTACGGCATGACCGAGAGCAGCGGCGGCACCACCGCCAACTGGCCCGGCAGCAACAAGATCGGGACCGTGGGCCGCCCCATTCCCGGCGTGGAGATCAAGCTCGACCACGACGCCCCCGGCGGGGACGCCGACAACGGCGAGATCATCATCTACGGCCACGGCGTGATGAAGGGCTACTACAACCTGCCCGATCAGACCAAAGAAACGATCACCGAGGACGGCGGCCTTCGTACCGGTGACTTGGGGAGTATCGACAAGGACGGGTTCCTCAAGATCACGGGTCGCGTCAAGGAACTCTACAAACTCGAAAACGCGAAGTACGTCGCACCCGCGCCGCTCGAAGAGTCCGTCACCCTCAGCCAGTACATTGCGCAGGCCATGTTCTGGGGAGACAACAAGCCCCACAACGTGGCGCTGATCGTCCCCGACTTCGAAAACCTCACCCCCTGGTGCGCCGAGCACGGCATCGATACCAGTTCCCACGAGGCGATGATCTCGGACAACCGGGTGCACGAGCTCATCCGCGAGGAACTCGAAAAATACAGCAAGGAGTTCAAGGGCTTTGAACGCGCCCGCGAGTTCGTCGTCCTGCACGAGCCTTTCAGCACCGAGAACGACATGCTCACGCCAACGCTCAAGCTCAAGCGCCGCAACGTGATGACGCAGTACAAGAGCAAGCTCGAGTCACTCTACAAGTAGACCTGTCGATCGCTTCAACGAAAAAGGCCTCCCCTAGGGAGGCCTTTTTTATTCTTCCTCGTAGGGATGAAAGAGCGCCCACTCTTCAAAGCCGCCGGCCATGCTCACCACGTCGGCAAATCCCTTGTCCATGAGCACCTGGGTGGCCGCCATGCTGGAATTGCCGTGGTAGCAGTAGACCACCAGCGGTTTGCCACGCGGGGTTTCCTTCAGGAATTCCTGGAAGTTGGCATCGCCCAGCGGCACCGCCCCCGCGATGCGGGCCTCCCTGTGGGATTCGGCGTCGCGAATGTCCACGAACAGGCACTCTCCTGCCTCGTGCAGGGCACGGGCCTCATCGATGTTGATCTGACGGATTTTTGCGGGCTCGCTCACGGGGTTTTCCTTGCGTAATCAATGCTTACTTTAATGCGGTCGGCGCGCTTTGATCGGGCGGCCTGCTTTGATGCATATTGTGACCCCCGGCGGGGGTGTGCGCCAGCGGCGCCGCCCCGTCCGAAACGGAGTTGGAGCAAAGCATGATTGACGAAACCATTGTCGTGGGCGCTTTCCAGTGCAACTGCCGCCTGCTGGTGTGCGAGGAAACAGGGGAGGCAGCCCTCATCGATCCGGGCGACGAGCCTCGCAAAATCCTAGGCGCCATTGAGCGCGCACAGGCAAACCTCGACAAGCCGCTCAGCGTGAAATACCTGCTGCACACCCACGCCCACCTGGATCACATTGGCGCCACCCGCAACGTGCGCGAGGCACTGGCCGACACCCAGGGAGAGGTGATCCCCCAGATCTTCCTTCATCAGGGAGACGAACCCCTCTACCGCGCGCTCAAGCA is from Chrysiogenia bacterium and encodes:
- a CDS encoding ATP-binding cassette domain-containing protein; amino-acid sequence: MITANNVSLAYGKRVLFEKVNIEFTPGNCYGIIGANGAGKSTFLKILLGELEPDSGEILKSKKARISGLEQDQFKYDDYTVIDTVYMGNPRLYKVMKEREELYALPEMNEEQGMRVADLESEFAEMGGWEAESEAATLLDGLGIPTELHTESMGSLGGGEKVRVLLAQALFGSPDILILDEPTNHLDAQSMAWLEDFLINFPNTVILVSHDRFFLDRVCTHIADIDYSKIELFTGNYSYWYQATRLVQQQRQALKEKNDAKIKDLKDFIARFGANAARSRQATARKKMIDKLEVEAIRPSTRRYPHIVFKADREAGKELLETDGLSKTLDGEILFKDVTFNLQKGQKVAFISKNPQAVTTLFEILIGENKADTGSFKWGVTTSQAYFPKDNTKFFQDDVNLLQWMEPWVKEKDEQTVRSFLGRMLFSGEEPLKKCTVLSGGEKVRCMLARMMASGANVLLMDQPTNHLDLESIAALSDGVRTFEGTALFTTHDRRFIEECADRIIELTPNGCIDEIIGYDDYMANAKIQERREQLYGT
- a CDS encoding long-chain fatty acid--CoA ligase: MGFEPKYRDLIVMFEDSVKKYGDKPFLGTKRGGQYQWITYKEFSKKVDALRAALKDLGIAAHDRVAAISNNREEWAIGAFATEGLGAAYVPMYESQLDKEWKYILNDSGAKACFVGNKEIFDRVTELKKELPNLQYVINFEGTADDNTSLSHLLKAGEGKDVPAHESDGSEVAAIIYTSGTTGNPKGVQLTHLNLASNVCALQQVVPMIEGEERTLAFLPWAHVFGGFIELNGLMSKGGSLGLAESVETIVDNLAEVKPTILFAVPRIWNRIYGGVQKQISEKPGIIQKIFEIGMRARSKQKRGESTSLIEGICLFLAEKLIFKKIVARFGGRLKWAISGAAALSSDVAEFVDNLGITVFEGYGMTESSGGTTANWPGSNKIGTVGRPIPGVEIKLDHDAPGGDADNGEIIIYGHGVMKGYYNLPDQTKETITEDGGLRTGDLGSIDKDGFLKITGRVKELYKLENAKYVAPAPLEESVTLSQYIAQAMFWGDNKPHNVALIVPDFENLTPWCAEHGIDTSSHEAMISDNRVHELIREELEKYSKEFKGFERAREFVVLHEPFSTENDMLTPTLKLKRRNVMTQYKSKLESLYK
- a CDS encoding thiosulfate sulfurtransferase GlpE translates to MRQINIDEARALHEAGECLFVDIRDAESHREARIAGAVPLGDANFQEFLKETPRGKPLVVYCYHGNSSMAATQVLMDKGFADVVSMAGGFEEWALFHPYEEE